Proteins from a single region of Halorubrum sp. 2020YC2:
- a CDS encoding iron-sulfur cluster assembly accessory protein, with protein MSTEPADTGTEGSDPAIEVTPDAAEEALSLLDGEGLDTDIAGLRLFVQQGGCAGLSYGMRFDTEPEDDDLVVEHHGLRVFVDPASKNYIGGSTLDYEHGLQAAGFEVENPNVVSECGCGESFRT; from the coding sequence ATGAGTACCGAACCGGCCGACACCGGGACCGAGGGGAGCGACCCGGCGATCGAGGTGACCCCGGACGCCGCGGAGGAGGCGCTCTCGCTCCTCGACGGCGAGGGGCTCGACACCGACATCGCCGGACTGCGGCTGTTCGTCCAGCAGGGCGGCTGCGCGGGACTGTCGTACGGGATGCGCTTCGACACCGAACCGGAGGACGACGACCTCGTCGTGGAACACCACGGGCTCCGCGTGTTCGTCGACCCCGCGAGCAAGAACTACATCGGCGGCAGCACGCTCGACTACGAGCACGGGCTGCAGGCGGCCGGCTTCGAGGTCGAGAACCCGAACGTCGTCTCCGAGTGCGGCTGCGGCGAGTCGTTCCGAACGTAG
- a CDS encoding DUF5816 domain-containing protein, with product MSLEASTTPSGEQVYTDRSRTERGADGPFYLVFEDEAGESRWGFRCGNCDSFDTAMDTMGRIQCTGCGNLRKPDEWDAAHE from the coding sequence ATGAGTCTGGAAGCGTCGACGACGCCGAGCGGGGAGCAGGTGTACACCGACCGGTCGCGCACCGAGCGCGGCGCGGACGGCCCCTTCTACCTCGTGTTCGAGGACGAGGCGGGCGAGTCCCGCTGGGGGTTCCGCTGTGGCAACTGCGACTCGTTCGACACCGCGATGGACACGATGGGCCGGATCCAGTGTACCGGGTGCGGCAACCTCCGGAAGCCGGACGAGTGGGACGCGGCCCACGAGTAA
- a CDS encoding pyridoxamine 5'-phosphate oxidase family protein, whose amino-acid sequence MEHVEYVYTSGMSESEVDSRLRGGEHGVLGLANADDAYAVPLSYHYDGDRLLLRVSGHDGDGEKGRFLETTDTATFVCYEASADESWSVHVRGPVRRWERTVDEATLNEWFQPFRLFDEAVENVAFALYELRMETVIGRTTADA is encoded by the coding sequence ATGGAGCACGTCGAGTACGTCTACACCAGCGGCATGTCCGAATCCGAGGTCGATAGCCGCCTCCGGGGCGGCGAACACGGCGTCTTGGGGTTAGCGAACGCCGACGACGCGTACGCCGTCCCGCTGAGCTACCACTACGACGGCGACCGCCTCCTGCTCCGCGTGAGCGGACACGACGGCGACGGCGAGAAGGGGCGGTTCCTCGAGACGACCGACACCGCCACGTTCGTGTGCTACGAGGCGTCGGCGGACGAGTCGTGGAGCGTCCACGTCCGCGGGCCGGTCCGGCGGTGGGAGCGGACCGTCGACGAGGCGACGCTCAACGAGTGGTTTCAGCCGTTCCGTCTCTTCGACGAGGCGGTCGAGAACGTCGCGTTCGCCCTCTACGAGCTGCGGATGGAGACGGTCATCGGTCGCACAACCGCGGACGCGTAG
- a CDS encoding dodecin, whose product MVFKKITLIGTSEESFDAATDDALDRAEDTLDNVYWAEVEEFGVELQGDAEREYQAEVEVAFELEG is encoded by the coding sequence ATGGTGTTCAAGAAGATAACGCTGATCGGGACGAGCGAGGAGAGCTTCGACGCCGCGACCGACGACGCCCTCGACCGGGCGGAAGACACCCTCGACAACGTGTACTGGGCGGAGGTCGAGGAGTTCGGGGTCGAACTTCAGGGGGACGCCGAGCGCGAGTATCAGGCGGAAGTCGAGGTCGCGTTCGAACTCGAAGGCTGA
- a CDS encoding EamA family transporter yields the protein MNHVFWALLAMGCYSFAFLFMKVALRDLPTFTVMPIAVGTLALIATTVAVLFGKWSVPSLASRPVGFALAAGVCLAGAVVGYFRALATGPVSVVVPIFGMFLVGGALLGIVVLGEGVTARKGLGVALGAVAVVLIAT from the coding sequence GTGAACCACGTCTTCTGGGCGCTGCTCGCGATGGGGTGTTACTCGTTCGCGTTCCTGTTCATGAAGGTCGCGCTCCGAGATCTCCCGACGTTCACCGTGATGCCGATCGCGGTCGGCACGCTGGCCCTGATCGCGACGACCGTCGCGGTCCTGTTCGGGAAGTGGTCGGTGCCGTCGCTGGCGAGCCGCCCCGTCGGGTTCGCGCTCGCGGCGGGGGTCTGTCTCGCCGGCGCCGTCGTCGGTTACTTCCGCGCGCTCGCGACCGGCCCGGTCAGCGTCGTCGTCCCCATCTTCGGGATGTTCCTCGTCGGCGGGGCGCTGCTCGGCATCGTCGTGCTAGGCGAGGGCGTCACGGCGAGGAAGGGGCTCGGCGTCGCGCTCGGAGCGGTCGCGGTCGTCCTCATCGCGACGTGA
- a CDS encoding alanine--tRNA ligase-related protein produces MTASRAPAEPTVREFEATVDRVDGREVVLDETYFYPESGGQPADRGTLDGHLVDDVVERDGAVVHVLDPDAAVDLASGDEVTGLIDDAFRTYCARAHTASHVLYGAARRIADDLGYAGFDISETKVRVDLTTAEPLDDEDLIELERLANRAVWDSLPVSWATHSADEARDIDGIAFNTKTEEGAMRGGAVRVVTVGGGADAGGDPAADPDADPWDVAACGGTHVENTAEIGPIAVLDRSNPGEGETRVEFAVGPTAIDEFGAVHAAALDAATTLDARVGDLPDAVSRLREEADRLEADLRDARGELLAARLREFPTAEVGGARWAIGAVDDADPNDLREPATAAIEADGDLDALAAVGTGDAPFVVVAVGDAASGDVGDTEIGAGEVVGAVTDEFGGGGGGGPTFAQGGGLDADPEDVAAWLRER; encoded by the coding sequence ATGACCGCTTCACGCGCGCCGGCCGAGCCGACGGTCCGGGAGTTCGAAGCGACGGTCGACCGCGTCGACGGCCGCGAGGTCGTCCTCGACGAGACGTACTTCTACCCCGAGTCCGGCGGCCAACCGGCCGACAGGGGCACCCTCGACGGCCACCTCGTCGACGACGTGGTCGAACGAGACGGGGCGGTCGTCCACGTCCTCGACCCCGATGCGGCGGTCGACCTCGCGTCCGGCGACGAGGTCACGGGGCTCATCGACGACGCCTTCCGCACCTACTGCGCCCGGGCGCACACCGCCTCGCACGTGCTGTACGGGGCCGCGCGCCGGATCGCGGACGACCTCGGCTATGCCGGCTTCGACATCTCCGAAACGAAGGTCCGCGTCGACCTGACGACCGCCGAGCCGCTGGACGACGAGGACCTGATCGAGCTAGAGCGACTCGCCAACCGCGCCGTCTGGGACTCGCTGCCCGTCTCGTGGGCGACCCACTCGGCCGACGAGGCCCGCGATATCGACGGCATCGCGTTCAACACCAAGACCGAGGAGGGCGCGATGCGCGGCGGCGCGGTCCGCGTCGTGACGGTCGGCGGCGGCGCGGACGCCGGAGGCGACCCGGCGGCGGACCCGGACGCCGACCCGTGGGACGTCGCCGCCTGCGGCGGGACTCACGTCGAGAACACCGCGGAGATCGGCCCGATCGCGGTGCTGGACCGGTCGAACCCCGGCGAGGGCGAGACCCGCGTCGAGTTCGCGGTCGGCCCGACGGCGATAGACGAGTTCGGCGCGGTCCACGCGGCCGCGCTCGACGCCGCGACGACGCTCGACGCGCGCGTCGGTGACCTCCCGGACGCCGTCTCTCGGCTCCGCGAGGAGGCCGACCGGCTGGAGGCGGACCTGCGGGACGCCCGCGGGGAACTGCTCGCCGCCCGCCTGCGCGAGTTCCCGACCGCCGAGGTCGGCGGCGCGCGCTGGGCGATCGGCGCCGTCGACGACGCCGACCCGAACGACCTCCGAGAGCCGGCGACGGCGGCGATCGAGGCCGACGGCGACCTCGACGCCCTCGCCGCGGTCGGGACCGGCGACGCCCCGTTCGTCGTGGTCGCGGTCGGCGACGCGGCCAGCGGCGACGTAGGCGACACCGAAATCGGCGCGGGGGAGGTCGTGGGCGCGGTCACCGACGAGTTCGGCGGCGGGGGCGGCGGCGGCCCGACGTTCGCGCAGGGCGGCGGCCTCGACGCCGACCCCGAGGACGTCGCGGCGTGGCTCCGCGAGCGATGA
- a CDS encoding AIR synthase family protein, which produces MTGKLGPDALAAALAATGAADDAVTQGPAYGEDAAAIDLAGAGETLVVAADPLSLAAESVGTLAVHVACNDVAASGADPRWLTHTLFLPDDDPDRLRTVVEQVDATARDLGCAVVGGHTEVLDALDRPLCAMTAMGTTDRFASSGGAEPGDRLLLTKGAAIEATAILATDFREECREAGVPAATLDAAAGFLDEVSVVPDAAAVRDAATALHDPTEGGVATALVETASASGAALAVERDAVPVRPETRACCDALGVDPLAAFGSGALLAAVPPDRVDDALGALDAAGIEGAEIGVVEAAEGGEAAGTVRIDGEPLTEPPRDELYPLWEARDAGA; this is translated from the coding sequence ATGACCGGAAAACTGGGTCCCGACGCGCTCGCGGCGGCGCTCGCGGCGACCGGCGCGGCCGACGACGCCGTGACGCAGGGACCGGCCTACGGCGAGGACGCGGCCGCGATCGATCTCGCCGGCGCGGGGGAGACGCTCGTCGTCGCGGCCGACCCCCTGTCGCTGGCCGCGGAGTCGGTCGGAACGTTAGCGGTCCACGTCGCCTGCAACGACGTCGCCGCGAGCGGCGCCGACCCGCGGTGGCTCACGCACACGCTCTTTTTGCCCGACGACGACCCCGACCGCCTCCGGACCGTCGTCGAGCAGGTCGACGCGACCGCGCGCGACCTCGGCTGCGCGGTCGTCGGCGGGCACACCGAGGTGCTCGACGCCCTCGACCGCCCGCTCTGTGCGATGACCGCCATGGGAACGACGGACCGCTTCGCGTCGAGCGGCGGCGCCGAGCCGGGCGACCGGCTCCTGCTCACCAAGGGGGCGGCGATCGAGGCGACCGCGATCCTCGCGACCGACTTCCGCGAGGAGTGCCGGGAGGCGGGCGTCCCGGCCGCGACGCTCGACGCCGCCGCCGGGTTCCTCGACGAGGTGAGCGTCGTGCCCGACGCGGCCGCGGTCCGCGACGCCGCGACCGCGCTCCACGACCCGACCGAGGGCGGCGTGGCGACCGCGCTCGTCGAGACCGCGTCCGCGAGCGGGGCCGCCCTCGCCGTCGAGCGCGACGCGGTCCCGGTCCGGCCCGAGACCCGCGCCTGCTGTGACGCGCTCGGCGTCGACCCCCTCGCGGCGTTCGGCTCGGGCGCGCTGCTGGCGGCTGTCCCGCCGGACCGGGTCGACGACGCGCTCGGCGCGCTCGACGCGGCCGGGATCGAGGGGGCGGAGATCGGCGTCGTCGAGGCCGCCGAGGGGGGCGAGGCGGCGGGCACCGTTCGAATCGACGGAGAGCCCCTGACTGAGCCGCCCCGAGACGAGCTGTACCCCCTCTGGGAGGCGCGCGACGCGGGGGCGTAG
- a CDS encoding acyl-CoA dehydrogenase family protein yields the protein MTGARVGSALTDEQVAVRDLVREFAAEEVRPTAAAADETETFPEGVWDGLAELGLTGLTVPEEYGGFGADETTYAVVNEALAHGSLAVATALSVHCLATSCLAEFGSEAQREAWLPEMAETGRPVGMFCLSEPQAGSNPAQMSTTATYDPEADEYVLNGEKQWITNGQRGGVAIVFAKAARGDDADSDDADDAITQFLVPADTDGFEVGKKEEKLGLRASDTTGITFDGCRVPAENRLTEEGKGLSAAFRTLTEGRIGIAAQAVGVAQAALDEAESYAEEREQFDRPIADIQTIRHKIAEMSTDVSAARLLVREACRQAEAGEDYRVAASRAKYRASEAAMSVTNEAVQIHGGYGYTTEFDVERFYRDAKITEIYEGTTEVQKTIIARGVFGE from the coding sequence ATGACCGGAGCACGCGTCGGCTCGGCGCTCACCGACGAGCAGGTGGCGGTCCGCGACCTCGTCCGCGAGTTCGCGGCCGAGGAGGTCCGACCGACGGCCGCGGCGGCGGACGAGACGGAGACGTTCCCGGAGGGGGTGTGGGACGGGCTGGCGGAGCTGGGCCTGACCGGGCTGACCGTCCCCGAGGAGTACGGCGGGTTCGGCGCCGACGAGACGACCTACGCGGTCGTCAACGAGGCGCTGGCCCACGGGTCGCTCGCGGTCGCGACCGCGCTGTCGGTCCACTGCCTCGCGACCTCCTGTCTCGCGGAGTTCGGCAGTGAGGCCCAGCGCGAGGCGTGGCTCCCGGAGATGGCGGAGACCGGCCGGCCGGTCGGGATGTTCTGCCTCTCCGAGCCGCAGGCGGGGTCGAACCCCGCCCAGATGTCGACGACCGCGACGTACGACCCCGAAGCGGACGAGTACGTCCTGAACGGCGAAAAGCAGTGGATCACGAACGGGCAGCGGGGCGGGGTGGCTATCGTCTTCGCGAAGGCCGCGCGCGGGGACGACGCCGACTCTGACGACGCCGACGACGCGATCACCCAGTTCCTCGTCCCGGCCGACACGGACGGGTTCGAGGTCGGCAAGAAGGAGGAGAAGCTCGGGCTGCGCGCCTCGGACACGACCGGGATCACCTTCGACGGCTGTCGGGTCCCGGCGGAGAACCGGCTCACAGAGGAGGGGAAGGGGCTCTCCGCGGCCTTCCGGACGCTCACCGAGGGCCGGATCGGCATCGCGGCGCAGGCGGTCGGGGTCGCGCAGGCCGCGCTCGACGAGGCGGAGTCGTACGCCGAGGAGCGCGAGCAGTTCGACCGGCCGATCGCTGACATCCAGACGATCCGGCACAAGATCGCGGAGATGTCGACCGACGTGTCGGCCGCGCGGCTGCTCGTCCGCGAGGCGTGCCGGCAGGCGGAGGCGGGCGAGGACTACCGCGTCGCCGCCTCGAGGGCGAAGTACCGCGCCAGCGAGGCCGCCATGTCCGTGACGAACGAGGCGGTCCAGATCCACGGCGGCTACGGCTACACGACCGAGTTCGACGTCGAGCGGTTCTACCGCGACGCGAAGATCACGGAGATATACGAGGGGACGACCGAGGTCCAGAAGACGATCATCGCCCGGGGGGTGTTCGGCGAGTGA
- a CDS encoding HAD-IA family hydrolase, whose protein sequence is MSDGGPPRPVDYDAVVYDLDGTLVRLAVDWDAVADAVLDVYAERALIPPTEELWDLLGAADEYGIRPEVEAAIADHERTGARESTRLPLGDGLAAGSGGDAGGESGTAADPARSHPPAGVCSLNCEEACRIAVETHRLGEALVSDAIVGRDTVETHKPDPESLLAAVDRLGAVPEDALFVGDSRSDAVTAERAGVEFAWVSDLLNE, encoded by the coding sequence GTGAGCGACGGCGGCCCCCCTCGCCCCGTCGACTACGACGCGGTCGTCTACGACCTCGACGGCACGCTCGTCCGGCTCGCGGTCGACTGGGACGCCGTCGCGGACGCGGTCCTCGACGTGTACGCCGAGCGCGCGCTCATCCCGCCGACCGAGGAGCTGTGGGACCTGCTCGGCGCGGCCGACGAGTACGGGATCCGGCCGGAGGTCGAGGCGGCCATCGCGGACCACGAGCGGACCGGCGCCCGCGAGTCCACGCGGCTCCCGCTCGGGGACGGGCTCGCGGCCGGGAGCGGCGGCGACGCGGGGGGCGAGTCGGGCACGGCCGCCGACCCCGCTCGCTCCCACCCGCCCGCCGGCGTCTGCTCGCTCAACTGCGAGGAGGCGTGCCGGATCGCGGTCGAGACGCACAGGCTCGGCGAGGCGCTCGTCTCCGACGCCATCGTCGGCCGCGACACCGTCGAGACCCACAAGCCGGACCCCGAGTCGCTGCTCGCCGCGGTCGACCGGCTCGGGGCCGTCCCGGAAGACGCGCTGTTCGTGGGCGACTCGCGGAGCGACGCGGTCACCGCCGAGCGCGCCGGCGTCGAGTTCGCGTGGGTCTCGGACCTACTCAACGAGTAA
- a CDS encoding DUF5822 domain-containing protein: MQPVERAEYEGVDYAWVMQTTFVVTILVGAPAAALLSTLVTLDSWGARAAFAVRVGAPIWFITAVAVALYAKRAEAGDGGAGSDGGGEPDESDDGAGGDDGVDADDGADADDGVDADDTDDEAEKGD, translated from the coding sequence GTGCAACCAGTCGAGCGGGCCGAGTACGAGGGGGTCGACTACGCGTGGGTGATGCAGACGACGTTCGTCGTCACCATCCTCGTCGGCGCCCCCGCCGCGGCCCTGCTGTCGACGCTCGTGACGCTGGACTCGTGGGGCGCGCGCGCCGCGTTCGCGGTCCGGGTCGGCGCCCCCATCTGGTTCATCACCGCGGTCGCCGTCGCGCTGTACGCGAAGCGGGCCGAGGCCGGCGACGGCGGCGCGGGCAGTGACGGCGGCGGAGAGCCTGACGAGAGCGACGACGGCGCGGGCGGTGACGACGGCGTCGACGCTGACGATGGAGCTGACGCAGACGACGGCGTCGACGCTGACGACACGGACGACGAAGCGGAAAAAGGCGATTAA
- the panB gene encoding 3-methyl-2-oxobutanoate hydroxymethyltransferase, giving the protein MTTTRGLRDDDEPITMLTAYDAPTAAVVDEAGIDVVLVGDSMGNAALGYDSTLPVTFDEVASRTAAVARATEDALVVADMPFLSFGVEEAESVRNAGRLLKEANADAVKIESGPHTVSTTRRMTEVGIPVMAHLGLTPQHVNRLGGYTRQGTEQDAAEEIIELAGEHADAGAFALVLEHVPANLAGAVTEALEIPTIGIGAGPDCDGQVLVINDAVGLGEWSPPFAEQFGDVRGEMVDAVEAYGEAVTSGEFPAEEHSHVEEELEDLY; this is encoded by the coding sequence ATGACCACGACCCGGGGACTCCGAGACGACGACGAGCCGATCACGATGCTGACCGCCTACGACGCCCCGACAGCGGCGGTCGTCGACGAGGCCGGCATCGACGTCGTCCTCGTCGGGGACAGCATGGGCAACGCCGCCCTCGGCTACGACTCCACGCTCCCCGTGACGTTCGACGAGGTCGCGAGCCGGACCGCGGCGGTCGCGCGCGCGACCGAGGACGCCTTAGTCGTCGCGGACATGCCGTTCCTCTCGTTCGGCGTCGAGGAGGCCGAGTCCGTGCGGAACGCGGGCCGCCTGCTGAAGGAGGCGAACGCGGACGCGGTGAAAATCGAGAGCGGCCCGCACACCGTCTCGACCACGCGCCGCATGACGGAGGTCGGGATTCCGGTGATGGCGCACCTCGGCTTGACCCCCCAGCACGTGAACCGGCTCGGCGGTTACACCAGACAGGGGACCGAGCAGGACGCCGCCGAGGAGATAATCGAGCTGGCGGGCGAGCACGCCGACGCCGGGGCGTTCGCGCTCGTGTTGGAGCACGTCCCGGCGAACCTCGCGGGCGCGGTGACCGAGGCCCTCGAAATCCCGACGATCGGCATCGGCGCGGGCCCCGACTGCGACGGGCAGGTGCTGGTGATCAACGACGCGGTCGGTCTCGGGGAGTGGTCGCCGCCGTTCGCGGAGCAGTTCGGCGACGTCCGCGGGGAGATGGTCGACGCGGTCGAGGCGTACGGGGAGGCGGTGACGAGCGGCGAGTTCCCCGCCGAGGAGCACTCGCACGTCGAGGAGGAGCTAGAGGACCTGTACTGA
- a CDS encoding type II CAAX endopeptidase family protein: protein MTDPSSGDLTPDGGVRDEFDEVDPDPVSDDAGGSERAGGSPGRAVAAALLLGVLGPVIALASGVAVFAIDAVVEGGLSLTANVVLTLIFGQYVAFGGLAVGYLAWRGFDREGIVSYLGVRVPSLKEVGIVLGSWVVILILILVVSSIVQLLGTETASNQSAELAMGNPAIIPLFIAASFLVIGPCEEILYRGVVQGRLRESLPAAPSILLSAAIFATIHVMALTGGLSARLTTVSILFVPSLVFGAVYEYTENLVVPALLHGLHNAVLFTALYVTVTQVDPSELPAVLGFLPV from the coding sequence ATGACAGATCCCTCCAGCGGCGACCTGACCCCGGACGGCGGGGTCCGCGACGAGTTCGACGAGGTCGACCCGGACCCCGTCTCCGACGACGCGGGCGGGTCGGAACGGGCCGGCGGGTCCCCGGGACGGGCCGTCGCGGCCGCGCTGCTCCTCGGCGTGCTCGGACCGGTGATCGCGCTGGCGAGCGGGGTCGCGGTCTTCGCGATCGACGCGGTCGTCGAGGGGGGCCTCTCCCTGACCGCGAACGTCGTCCTCACGCTGATCTTCGGCCAGTACGTCGCCTTCGGCGGGCTGGCGGTCGGCTACCTCGCGTGGCGCGGCTTCGACCGCGAGGGGATCGTCTCGTATCTCGGCGTCCGGGTGCCGAGCCTCAAGGAGGTCGGGATCGTGCTCGGCAGCTGGGTCGTAATCTTAATCCTGATCCTCGTGGTCTCGAGTATCGTCCAGCTGCTCGGCACGGAGACCGCGTCGAACCAGAGCGCGGAACTGGCGATGGGGAACCCGGCGATCATCCCGCTTTTCATCGCCGCGTCGTTCCTCGTCATCGGTCCCTGCGAGGAAATCCTCTACCGCGGTGTCGTCCAGGGGCGGCTCCGCGAGTCGCTGCCGGCGGCCCCCTCGATCCTGCTCTCGGCCGCCATCTTCGCGACCATCCACGTGATGGCCCTGACCGGCGGGCTCTCCGCCCGGCTGACGACCGTCTCCATCCTCTTCGTCCCGAGCCTCGTGTTCGGCGCGGTGTACGAGTACACCGAGAACCTCGTCGTCCCCGCGCTGCTCCACGGCCTCCACAACGCCGTGCTGTTCACCGCCCTCTACGTCACGGTGACGCAGGTGGACCCGAGCGAACTGCCGGCCGTCCTCGGGTTCCTCCCGGTCTGA